A segment of the Mycobacterium intracellulare ATCC 13950 genome:
AACTCGAGGCCCGGTCCCAGGCCGCCGCCGCGGCCGCCGGAGCTCCGGTCCCCCACGTCCTGATCGCCGACGATTCGCCTGCGGCACTGGGTAATCCGTTTCTGATCTGCGATGAGATCAAGGGCGAGACCATCGTGCGGCGCATCCAACGCCGGCTCGACTCCGGTGACGGGCACGCCGGCCGCGCCCGATTGCTGCAGCAGTGCGCGCAGGCGGCGGCCGCCATTCACCGCGCCGACCCACACGGCCCGGGCCTGGCCCACGAGGACCAGCTCGACGAATGGCGCCGGCGCCTTGACGACATGGGCGACACCACCGCCACCTTCGAATGGGGGTTTCGCTGGCTGGCCGCAAACCGGCCCGACCCGACGCCGGCGGTGCTGGTGCACGGCGACTTCCGGATGGGCAACCTCATCGTCGACGGATCCGACCTTGCCGCCGTGCTGGATTGGGAACTGGTGCACGTCGGCCAGGCGTACGAAGACCTGGCGTGGTTCTGCATTAGGGCCTGGCGATTCGGCGCCCCGGCCAGCCTGGGCGCCGGCGGCCTCGGCAGCATCGAGAGCTTCCTGCGGGCCTACGAGCAGGCCGGCGCGACTACCGTCGACCGGGTGGCGTTTCACTGGTGGCTGGTGCTGGCCACGCTGCGCTGGGGTGTCATCTGCCGATTCCAGGCGGAACGGCATCTGAGCGGTCAGCACCGCTCGGTCGAGCTGGCCACCATCGGGCGCCGCGTCTGCGAGACCGAGTGGGACCTGCTCAACCTGCTCGCGCCCGCCGACGATGGGCGCCGCGCGGCGGCGCGAGGAGGAGGCGGGCAATCGGGGCCGGGCGGCCCCGTGAGCGGTGCGTACGGCCGCCCGCGGGCGGCCGAACTCGTGGCCGCGGTGGCCGAATTCCTGGAGACCGACGTCCGGGCCGCGACCGACGGCCAGGTCAACTTTCACGCCAGGGTGGCGGCCAACGCCCTGCGCATCGTCGAGCGCGAACTACTCGACGACAGCGGGGCCGAATCCCGTGCGGCGCTGGCCGGCCTGGGTGTCGCCGACGAGGACCAGCTGGCCGCCGCGATCCGGTCCGGCGAGATGGACGACCGGGCGGCCGACGTCACGGCCTGCCTGCGCACCCTGGTACGGCGCCGGCTCGCCGTCGCCCACCCCGGATACGACAGCGAATAGGAGCCACCGCCATGCCCGCGTCCCGCGCAGAAACGGTCATCGAGGCCGCCGACCGCCTGTTCACGGCGATCGAGCGAGGCGATGTCGCGGCGGTCGGCGCGATGTGGAGCGACGACATCGCGGTATGGCGCGTCGGCTCGCGCCACGACCCCCTCAAAACGGACGACAAGGCCCGCGCGATGCGGGTCATCGAGTGGTTCATCGGCGCGACCACGCAGCGCCGCTACGAAATTCTCGACCGGCAGCTCTTCGACGACGGGTCCGCTCAGGGCTTCGTCCAGCAGCACGTCCTGCACGCGACCGGGCATGCGGGGCAATCGATCTCGCTGCGCGTGTGCATCGTGATCCGGGTGGGCACCGACGGCCGGATCGAGCGCATCGACGAATATTTCGACCCCGCCGGGATCGCGCCGTTGCTGGATTGAGACTAGATTCGCCACCAGACATGGGGGTGACGATGACGACTTTGGAGACACTGCTTCACGATCCCGACCTCGCCGGCGGGTGGAACCTGGTCTTGGATCGCTCGGCCATCACGTTCAAGGGCCGCAACATGTGGGGGCTCGTCAACGTCAAGGGCCGCTTCACCGACTTCACCGGCGACGGCCAACTGACCGGCAAGGGAGCGGTTTTCGGGCGCGTCGACATCCGGGCCGCCTCGCTGGACACCGGGATCGGCCGCCGCGACAAACACCTGCGCTCGGCGGACTTCTTCGACGTGGACCGCTTTCCCGAGATCGGCGTCGTCGTCACCGCGCTGCGCCCCACGACGGGCAAGGCCGCCGACGTTCGGGCCAACTTCACCATCAAGGGCATCACCGCGGAGCTGCCGCTGCCCGTCACGATCTCCGAACTCGACGACGGCTCGGTCCGCGTCGCCGGCGAGACCACGCTCGATCGTGCCCGGTTCGACCTGGGTTGGAACCGGCTCGGCATGATCGGCCCGACGGTGACCGCGGCGGCGGAAGCCATCTTCGTGCGCGAATCGCGATGAGATTTCTGCGGGCACCGGCGATAAACCCGCAGCGACCCCAGTAGCATCTGCACCGTGTCCGACAGCCTCCCCCAATCCAGCGTCGCCCTGCGGATCCTCGTCTACAGCAGCAACGCCCAAACCCGCGAACGGGTGATGCGCGCGCTCGGCAAGCAGCTGCACCCGGATTTGCCCGAGTTGAGCTATGTCGAGGTGGCGACCGGTCCGATGGTGGTGCGCACGATGGACGAGGGCGGCATCGACTTGGCCATCCTGGACGGCGAGGCCACCCCGACGGGCGGCATGGGAATCGCGAAACAGCTCAAAGACGAACTCGAGACCTGCCCACCGCTGGTGGTGCTCACCGGGCGTCCCGACGACGCGTGGCTGGCATCCTGGTCGCGCGCCGAGGGTGCGGTGCCACATCCCATCGACCCCATCCTGCTGGGCCGCACGGTCCTCAATTTGCTGCGAACCCCGGTTCGCTGACCTTCTCCTCGCCGCGGCCATGCCGCGGCTTTTGCCTTCCGCTGACCGCCTGCGGCGGTTCTGACCACCGGCGCCGGTCCGAGTTCGCGCAGCACAGCACGCGCGCGGCCCCCCAATAGTGCAAAACGCCCACCCCGGGCAAGCGCACCGCGCGCCGCGACGCTATGTTGAAGATCACTGTGACGGGCTTCAGACCCAGTTCGTCACAGCAGCCCGGTTACCGCCTGGCCGCTGCAGGCGGCTCGTACGACGGATCATGGAGCGAATTGAACGTCTACATACCCATCCTGGTGCTCGGTGCGATCGCCGCGGCCTTTGCCGTGGGCTCGGTGGTGATCGCGAGCCTGGCGGGCCCGTCACGGTTCAACAAGTCGAAGATGGCGGCCTACGAGTGTGGGATCGAGCCCACCGAGACCTCGGTGAGCGGGCCGCATGCGACGGCAGGACAGCGGTTTCCGGTGAAGTACTACCTGACCGCGATGCTGTTCATCGTCTTCGACATCGAAATCGTGTTCCTGTATCCGTGGGCGGTCAGCTATGACGCGTTGGGCACGTTTGCTCTGGTCGAAATGGTCGTGTTCATGCTCACGGTCTTCGTGGCCTACGCGTACGTGTGGCGCCGCGGCGGCCTGACGTGGGATTGAGGTAAGACGTGGGTCTTGAGGAACAGCTGCCCGGCGGGATTCTGCTGTCCACGGTCGAGAAGGTGGCGGGCTATGTCCGCAAGAACTCGCTGTGGCCGGCGACATTCGGGTTGGCCTGCTGCGCCATCGAGATGATGGCAACCGCCGGGCCAAGATTCGACATCGCTCGGTTCGGCATGGAACGCTTCTCGGCCACCCCCCGGCAGGCCGATCTGATGATCGTCGCCGGCCGGGTCAGCCAGAAGATGGCACCGGTATTGCGGCAGATCTACGACCAGATGGCCGAGCCGAAATGGGTGCTCGCCATGGGCGTGTGCGCGTCGTCGGGCGGAATGTTCAACAACTACGCGATCGTCCAGGGCGTGGATCACGTGGTCCCGGTGGACATCTACCTGCCCGGATGCCCGCCGCGGCCGGAGATGCTGCTGTACGCAATCCTGAAGCTGCACGAGAAGATTCAGGAGATGCCGCTGGGCGTCAACCGGGAAGACGCCATCGCCGAGGCCGAGCAGGCGGCGCTGTCGGCCCGGCCCACCATCGAGATGCGCGGACTGCTGCGATGAGTTCGCCGAATCAGGATCCACACGAGGCGATCGGCCGCGCCGACGAAGAAGTCATCGACGTGCGCCGCGGCATGTTCGGCGTCCAAGGCTCGGGTGACACGTCCGGCTACGGCCGGCTGGTGCGCGAAGTCCTGCTTCCGGGCAGCAGCCCGCGGCCCTACGGCGGCTACTTCGACGAGCTCGTCGACGGACTGGCCGAGGCCCTGAAAAAGGGCGGCGTCGAATTCACGGACGCGATCGAAAAAGTGGTGGTGTACCGCAACGAGCTCACCTTGCATGTGCGCCGGGAGGCGCTGCCGCAGGTCGCCCAGCGCCTTCGCGACGAACCGCAACTGCGCTTCGAAATGTGCCTGGGCGTCAGCGGGGTGCACTACCCGCACGAGGCCGGCCGCGAGCTGCACGCGGTTTATCCGCTGCAATCGATCACGCACAACCGCCGCGTCCGCCTGGAAGTGTCTGCGCCCGACGATGATCCGCACATCCCGTCGCTGTTCGGCATCTATCCGACCACCGACTGGCACGAGCGTGAGACCTACGACTTCTTCGGCATCATCTTCGACGGTCACCCGTCGCTGACCCGCATCGAAATGCCCGACGACTGGCACGGACATCCGCAGCGCAAGGACTACCCTCTCGGCGGAATTCCCGTCGAATACAAAGGCGCACAGATCCCCCCGCCCGACGAGCGGAGAGCGTACAACTGATGAGCACCACCACCGAATCGACGCACGACGGCGCCGGCGAGACACTCGTGGTCGCCGGCGGCCAGGACTGGGACAAGGTCGTCGAAGCCGCCCGCAACGCCGATCCCGGCGAACGCATCGTCGTCAACATGGGGCCCCAGCACCCGTCCACACACGGGGTGCTGCGGCTGATCCTGGAAATCGAGGGCGAGACGGTCACCGACGCCCGCTGCGGCATCGGGTACCTGCACACCGGCATCGAAAAGAACCTCGAATACCGCTACTGGACCCAGGGCGTCACCTTCGTGACCCGGATGGATTACCTCGCACCGTTTTTCAACGAGACCGCCTACTGCCTGGGCGTGGAGAAGCTACTCGGCATCACCGACCAGATACCCGAGCGCGTCGACGTCATCCGGGTGTTGATGATGGAGCTCAACCGGATTTCGTCGCACCTGGTGGCCTTGGCCACCGGCGGCATGGAACTGGGCGCCATGACCCCGATGTTCGTCGGTTTCCGGGGCCGCGAGATCGTGCTGACCCTGTTCGAATCGATCACCGGCTTGCGGATGAACAGCAACTACATCCGGCCCGGCGGCGTGGCCCAGGACCTGCCGCCGAACGCGCAGACCGAGATCGCCGAGGCCCTCGAACCGCTGCGGGAAGTGCTGCGCGAGATGAGCGGTCTGCTCAACGAGAACGCGATCTGGAAGGCCCGCACCCAGGACGTCGGCTACCTGGACCTGACCGGGTGCATGGCGCTGGGCATCACCGGGCCGATCCTGCGTGCCACCGGGCTGCCGCACGATCTGCGCAAGAGCGAACCGTACTGCGGATATGAAAACTACGAATTCGACGTAATCACCGAAGACACGTGTGATGCTTACGGGCGCTACATGATTCGTGTCAACGAGATGTGGGAGTCGATCAAGATCGTCGAGCAGTGTCTGGACAAGTTGAAGCCCGGCCCGACCATGGTCGAGGATCGCAAGATCGCCTGGCCGGCCGACCTGAAGGTGGGGCCGGACGGCATGGGCAACTCGCCGGAGCACATCGCCAAGATCATGGGCGGTTCGATGGAGGCCTTGATCCACCACTTCAAATTGGTCACCGAGGGCATCAGGGTTCCGCCCGGCCAGGTGTACACCGCGGTCGAGTCGCCGCGCGGGGAGCTCGGCGTGCACATGGTCAGCGACGGCGGCACCCGGCCCTACCGAGTGCATTACCGAGACCCCTCGTTCACCAACCTGCAGTCGGTCGCCGCGATGTGCGAGGGCGGGTTGGTCGCCGACCTGATCACCTCGGTCGCCAGCATCGACCCGGTCATGGGCGGGGTGGACCGGTGACCGGCCCGCAGGGACAGCCAGTCTTCCTGCGGCTCGGCCCGCCGCCGGACGAGCCCAACGCGTTCGTCGTCGAGGGCGCGCCCACGTCGTATCCGCCCGAGGTGCGGGCCCGGCTGGAGGTCGACGCCAAGGAGATCATGGGCCGCTACCCCGAGAAGCGCTCGGCGCTGCTGCCGTTGCTGCACCTGGTGCAGGCGCAGGATTCCTACCTGACGCCGGCGGGCCTGGAGTTCTGCGGTGAGCAGCTGGGACTCAGCGGAGCCGAGGTGTCCGCCGTGGCGAGCTTTTACACGATGTATCGCCGCGGCCCCACCGGCGACTACCTGGTGGGCGTCTGCACCAACACGCTGTGCGCCGTCATGGGCGGCGACGCCATTTTCGATGCCCTGAAAGAACATTTGGGCATCGGCAACGACGAGACGACCGCCGACGGATCGGTCACTCTGCAACACATCGAATGCAACGCCGCCTGCGACTACGCGCCCGTGGTGATGGTCAACTGGGAGTTCTTCGACAACCAGACTTGCGAATCGGCACGCGAACTCGTCGACTCGCTGCGTTCCGGTGAGCCCAAGGCCCCGACCCGCGGCGCGCCGCTGTGCGCCTTCCGGGAGACGTCGCGCATCCTGGCCGGCCTGCCCGACGAGCGGCCCGACCAGGGGCAGGGAGGCGCCGGTGCGGCGACCCTGGCCGGCCTGAAGGTAGCCAAGGAACACGGCATGCAGGCGCCCGGCGCGCCGGAAGGCCAGCCATGACAACCACTTCCGAGACGTCCGGCGCCACGCCGCTCACTCCGGTGCTCAGCCGCTTCTGGGACGACCCCGAGTCCTGGACGCTTGAGACCTACCGTCGGCACGGTGGCTACGAGGCGATGAAGAAGGCGCTGGCGATGGAGCCGGACGCGGTGATCGGGGTGGTGAAGGATTCCGGGCTGCGCGGGCGCGGCGGCGCGGGCTTCTCGACCGGGACCAAGTGGTCGTTCATCCCGCAGGGCGACACCGGCGCGGCCGCCAAACCGCACTACCTGGTGGTCAACGCCGACGAGTCGGAACCCGGTACCTGCAAAGACATCCCGCTGATGCTGGCGACACCGCACGTCCTCGTCGAGGGCGTCATCATCGCCGCCTACGCGATCCGGGCCAACCACGCGTTCATCTATGTGCGCGGCGAGGTGCTGCCGGTGCTGCGCCGCCTGCAGAACGCGGTGGCCGAGGCGTACGCCGCCGGGTACCTGGGCCGCGACATCAACGGCTCGGGATTCGATCTGGAGCTGGTCGTGCACGCGGGCGCCGGCGCGTACATCTGCGGCGAGGAGACCGCGCTGCTGGATTCGCTGGAAGGCCGACGCGGCCAGCCGCGGCTGCGCCCGCCGTTCCCCGCCGTCGCCGGCCTGTACGGCTGCCCCACGGTGATCAACAACGTCGAGACCATCGCGAGCGTGCCGTCGATCATCGGCAACGGCGTGGACTGGTTCCGCTCGATGGGAAGCGAAAAATCCCCGGGCTTCACGCTGTATTCGCTGTCCGGGCACGTCACCCGCCCCGGACAGTACGAGGCCCCGCTGGGAATCACGTTGCGGGAGTTGCTCGCCTACGCCGGCGGGGTGCGGGCCGGCCACCGGCTGAAGTTCTGGACGCCCGGCGGCTCGTCGACCCCGCTGCTGACCGACGAGCATCTCGACGTCCCGCTGGACTACGAGGGCGTGGGCGGCGCCGGCTCGATGCTGGGCACCAAGGCGCTGGAGATCTTCGACGAAACCACCTGCGTGGTGCGTGCGGTGCAGCGCTGGACGTACTTCTACAAGCACGAATCGTGCGGCAAATGCACGCCGTGCCGCGAGGGCACCTTCTGGCTGGACAAGATCTACGAGCGGCTGGAGGCCGGCACGGGCACGCACGAGGACCTCGACAAGCTGCTGGACATCTCCGACTCCATCTTGGGTAAAGCGTTCTGCGCCTTGGGCGATGGCGCCGCCAGCCCCGTCATGTCGTCGATCCAGTACTTCCGCGACGAGTACGTCGCCCATGTCGAGGGCGGCGGATGCCCGTTCGACCCACGAGACTCCATGCTGATACCGAACGGAAAGGCATGACGAGCTGATGACGAGCCTTGCCAAAACCGAGACCGGCGACGAAGTGCGTCCGCCGGAGATGGTGACGCTGACCATCGACGGCATCGAAATCAGCGTTCCCAAGGGAACTCTGGTGATCCGGGCCGCCGAGCTGATGGGCATCCAGATCCCGCGGTTCTGCGACCACCCGCTGCTGGAGCCGGTCGGCGCGTGCCGCCAGTGCCTGGTCGAGGTCGAGGGCCAGCGCAAGCCGATGGCCTCGTGCACCACCGTGGCCACCGACGACATGGTCGTGCGCACCCAGCTCACCTCCGAGGCCGCCGACAAGGCGCAGCACGGCGTGATGGAGCTGCTGCTGATCAACCATCCGCTCGACTGCCCCATGTGCGACAAGGGCGGCGAATGCCCGCTGCAGAACCAGGCAATGTCCAACGGGCGGGCCGATTCTCGCTTCACCGACGAGAAGCGCACCTTCGCCAAGCCGATCAACATCTCCTCGCAGGTGCTGCTCGACCGCGAGCGCTGCATCCTGTGCGCGCGCTGCACGCGGTTCTCCGAACAGATCGCCGGCGACCCGTTCATCGACATGCAGGAGCGGGGCGCCCTGCAGCAGGTCGGCATCTACGCCAACGAGCCGTTCGACTCCTACTTCTCGGGCAACACGGTGCAGATCTGCCCGGTGGGCGCGCTGACCGGGACCGCCTACCGCTTCCGGGCCCGTCCGTTCGATCTCGTCTCCAGCCCGAGCGTCTGCGAACACTGTGCCTCCGGATGCGCACAGCGCACCGACCACCGCCGCGGCAAGGTGCTGCGCCGGCTGGCCGGCGACGACCCGGAAGTCAACGAGGAGTGGAACTGCGACAAGGGCCGGTGGGCGTTCACTTACGCGACCCAGCCCGACGTGATCACCACTCCCCTGGTTCGCGACGCCGACGGCTCGCTGCAGCCGACCTCGTGGTCACACGCGATCGCCGTCGCGACGCAGGGCCTCGAGGCGGCGCGCGGGCGCACGGGGGTGCTGGTCGGCGGCCGCGCGACCCTGGAGGACGCCTACGCCTACTCCAAGTTCGCGCGAATCGTGCTGGACAGCAACGACATCGACTTCCGCGCCCGGCCGAGTTCGGCCGAGGAGGCCGACTTCCTGGCGGCCCGCATCGCCGGCAGGCCGATGACCGTCAGCTACGCCGACCTGGAGTCGGCGCCGGTGGTCGTGCTGGCCGGGTTCGAGCCCGAGGACGAGTCGCCGATCGTGTTCCTGCGGCTGCGCAAGGCGGCCCGCAAACGCGGGTTGCCCGTCTACGCGGTGGCGCCGTTCGCCACCCGGGCGCTGGACAAGATGTCCGGCCGGCTGATCAAGACCGTGCCCGGCGCCGAAGCCGCGGCGCTGGACGGGTTGGCCACCGGCGAGGTGGGTGACCTGCTGTCCACCCCCGGCGCGGTCATCATGGTCGGCGAACGCTTGGCCACCGTGCCGGGCGGATTGTCCGCTGCGGCGCGGCTCGCCGATACCACCGGCGCCCGCCTGGCCTGGGTGCCGCGGCGCGCCGGCGAGCGGGGCGCGCTGGAGGCCGGTGCGCTGCCCGGGCTGCTGCCCGGCGGCCGTCCGGTGGACGACGAGACCGCCCGGGCGCAGGTGGCGCGGGCCTGGAACGTGTCCGAATTGCCCTCCGGCCGTGGGCGTGACGCCGACGGCATCCTGGCCGCCGCCACCGACGGGACGCTGGGCGCGCTGCTGGTGGGTGGCGTCGAGCCCGACGACTTCGCCGACCCCGAAGCGGTGCTGGCGGCGCTGGACGGCGCCGGCTTCGTGGTCAGCCTCGAGATGCGGGACAGCGCCGTCACGCAGCGCGCCGACGTGGTGTTCCCGGTCG
Coding sequences within it:
- a CDS encoding phosphotransferase family protein, with translation MMHDDESAELTAKLAAVLTSAIGTDTAVENLRALTGGASRTTWAFEAVTGAQRRSLILRTGPPDDVHAGMELEARSQAAAAAAGAPVPHVLIADDSPAALGNPFLICDEIKGETIVRRIQRRLDSGDGHAGRARLLQQCAQAAAAIHRADPHGPGLAHEDQLDEWRRRLDDMGDTTATFEWGFRWLAANRPDPTPAVLVHGDFRMGNLIVDGSDLAAVLDWELVHVGQAYEDLAWFCIRAWRFGAPASLGAGGLGSIESFLRAYEQAGATTVDRVAFHWWLVLATLRWGVICRFQAERHLSGQHRSVELATIGRRVCETEWDLLNLLAPADDGRRAAARGGGGQSGPGGPVSGAYGRPRAAELVAAVAEFLETDVRAATDGQVNFHARVAANALRIVERELLDDSGAESRAALAGLGVADEDQLAAAIRSGEMDDRAADVTACLRTLVRRRLAVAHPGYDSE
- a CDS encoding nuclear transport factor 2 family protein — its product is MPASRAETVIEAADRLFTAIERGDVAAVGAMWSDDIAVWRVGSRHDPLKTDDKARAMRVIEWFIGATTQRRYEILDRQLFDDGSAQGFVQQHVLHATGHAGQSISLRVCIVIRVGTDGRIERIDEYFDPAGIAPLLD
- a CDS encoding YceI family protein, with the translated sequence MTTLETLLHDPDLAGGWNLVLDRSAITFKGRNMWGLVNVKGRFTDFTGDGQLTGKGAVFGRVDIRAASLDTGIGRRDKHLRSADFFDVDRFPEIGVVVTALRPTTGKAADVRANFTIKGITAELPLPVTISELDDGSVRVAGETTLDRARFDLGWNRLGMIGPTVTAAAEAIFVRESR
- a CDS encoding Rv3143 family two-component system response regulator, whose amino-acid sequence is MSDSLPQSSVALRILVYSSNAQTRERVMRALGKQLHPDLPELSYVEVATGPMVVRTMDEGGIDLAILDGEATPTGGMGIAKQLKDELETCPPLVVLTGRPDDAWLASWSRAEGAVPHPIDPILLGRTVLNLLRTPVR
- a CDS encoding NADH-quinone oxidoreductase subunit A, translated to MNVYIPILVLGAIAAAFAVGSVVIASLAGPSRFNKSKMAAYECGIEPTETSVSGPHATAGQRFPVKYYLTAMLFIVFDIEIVFLYPWAVSYDALGTFALVEMVVFMLTVFVAYAYVWRRGGLTWD
- a CDS encoding NuoB/complex I 20 kDa subunit family protein, coding for MGLEEQLPGGILLSTVEKVAGYVRKNSLWPATFGLACCAIEMMATAGPRFDIARFGMERFSATPRQADLMIVAGRVSQKMAPVLRQIYDQMAEPKWVLAMGVCASSGGMFNNYAIVQGVDHVVPVDIYLPGCPPRPEMLLYAILKLHEKIQEMPLGVNREDAIAEAEQAALSARPTIEMRGLLR
- a CDS encoding NADH-quinone oxidoreductase subunit C, encoding MSSPNQDPHEAIGRADEEVIDVRRGMFGVQGSGDTSGYGRLVREVLLPGSSPRPYGGYFDELVDGLAEALKKGGVEFTDAIEKVVVYRNELTLHVRREALPQVAQRLRDEPQLRFEMCLGVSGVHYPHEAGRELHAVYPLQSITHNRRVRLEVSAPDDDPHIPSLFGIYPTTDWHERETYDFFGIIFDGHPSLTRIEMPDDWHGHPQRKDYPLGGIPVEYKGAQIPPPDERRAYN
- the nuoD gene encoding NADH dehydrogenase (quinone) subunit D, giving the protein MSTTTESTHDGAGETLVVAGGQDWDKVVEAARNADPGERIVVNMGPQHPSTHGVLRLILEIEGETVTDARCGIGYLHTGIEKNLEYRYWTQGVTFVTRMDYLAPFFNETAYCLGVEKLLGITDQIPERVDVIRVLMMELNRISSHLVALATGGMELGAMTPMFVGFRGREIVLTLFESITGLRMNSNYIRPGGVAQDLPPNAQTEIAEALEPLREVLREMSGLLNENAIWKARTQDVGYLDLTGCMALGITGPILRATGLPHDLRKSEPYCGYENYEFDVITEDTCDAYGRYMIRVNEMWESIKIVEQCLDKLKPGPTMVEDRKIAWPADLKVGPDGMGNSPEHIAKIMGGSMEALIHHFKLVTEGIRVPPGQVYTAVESPRGELGVHMVSDGGTRPYRVHYRDPSFTNLQSVAAMCEGGLVADLITSVASIDPVMGGVDR
- the nuoE gene encoding NADH-quinone oxidoreductase subunit NuoE, producing the protein MTGPQGQPVFLRLGPPPDEPNAFVVEGAPTSYPPEVRARLEVDAKEIMGRYPEKRSALLPLLHLVQAQDSYLTPAGLEFCGEQLGLSGAEVSAVASFYTMYRRGPTGDYLVGVCTNTLCAVMGGDAIFDALKEHLGIGNDETTADGSVTLQHIECNAACDYAPVVMVNWEFFDNQTCESARELVDSLRSGEPKAPTRGAPLCAFRETSRILAGLPDERPDQGQGGAGAATLAGLKVAKEHGMQAPGAPEGQP
- the nuoF gene encoding NADH-quinone oxidoreductase subunit NuoF; protein product: MTTTSETSGATPLTPVLSRFWDDPESWTLETYRRHGGYEAMKKALAMEPDAVIGVVKDSGLRGRGGAGFSTGTKWSFIPQGDTGAAAKPHYLVVNADESEPGTCKDIPLMLATPHVLVEGVIIAAYAIRANHAFIYVRGEVLPVLRRLQNAVAEAYAAGYLGRDINGSGFDLELVVHAGAGAYICGEETALLDSLEGRRGQPRLRPPFPAVAGLYGCPTVINNVETIASVPSIIGNGVDWFRSMGSEKSPGFTLYSLSGHVTRPGQYEAPLGITLRELLAYAGGVRAGHRLKFWTPGGSSTPLLTDEHLDVPLDYEGVGGAGSMLGTKALEIFDETTCVVRAVQRWTYFYKHESCGKCTPCREGTFWLDKIYERLEAGTGTHEDLDKLLDISDSILGKAFCALGDGAASPVMSSIQYFRDEYVAHVEGGGCPFDPRDSMLIPNGKA
- a CDS encoding NADH-quinone oxidoreductase subunit G, giving the protein MTSLAKTETGDEVRPPEMVTLTIDGIEISVPKGTLVIRAAELMGIQIPRFCDHPLLEPVGACRQCLVEVEGQRKPMASCTTVATDDMVVRTQLTSEAADKAQHGVMELLLINHPLDCPMCDKGGECPLQNQAMSNGRADSRFTDEKRTFAKPINISSQVLLDRERCILCARCTRFSEQIAGDPFIDMQERGALQQVGIYANEPFDSYFSGNTVQICPVGALTGTAYRFRARPFDLVSSPSVCEHCASGCAQRTDHRRGKVLRRLAGDDPEVNEEWNCDKGRWAFTYATQPDVITTPLVRDADGSLQPTSWSHAIAVATQGLEAARGRTGVLVGGRATLEDAYAYSKFARIVLDSNDIDFRARPSSAEEADFLAARIAGRPMTVSYADLESAPVVVLAGFEPEDESPIVFLRLRKAARKRGLPVYAVAPFATRALDKMSGRLIKTVPGAEAAALDGLATGEVGDLLSTPGAVIMVGERLATVPGGLSAAARLADTTGARLAWVPRRAGERGALEAGALPGLLPGGRPVDDETARAQVARAWNVSELPSGRGRDADGILAAATDGTLGALLVGGVEPDDFADPEAVLAALDGAGFVVSLEMRDSAVTQRADVVFPVASTTQKAGAFVNWEGRFRPFDAALRNTQDATQSDHQVLDALADEMGVYLGMSTVDAAREELAALRHWDGKRPASPDVAAPQPPEVGAGEAVLAGWRMLLDNARMQDGEPHLAGTARKSVVRLSADTAAEIGAAEGDAVTVSTSRGSISLPLLVTDMPDRVAWLPLNSSASAVHRQLGATPGSTVKIGVGK